From the genome of Leptodactylus fuscus isolate aLepFus1 chromosome 1, aLepFus1.hap2, whole genome shotgun sequence, one region includes:
- the LOC142211602 gene encoding transcription factor JunD-like → MMMASTTSDHVKIEPPFFHEDTLNLQDFAQISSYSGSTTGGTTGSGGDNGIRYTPEHKMMSANIIIQGSNLKKKSLAPVPSAPVPAAVIPVGFSEVITRGSEAMKLIPGGGTGLGGSSSGGRDVVVANDLNPVPVTAEGGAIVVTPGNSSASSSNNGSTPSDVSLLPSASTAALNLLKLTPPELEHLLIQAASPGLSSTSSSTPSPATVAPPQQGTPVPITTVPHPFLYRNQQVITQEQEGFADGFVKALADLHKQNQLLGAPISPSALATSSPSYPTRSLHPAGEVPVYTNLSSFNPAAAATQLSPTVPQPPPPATYPGNTASTTPAVQLHFPGLNRLHTVRGPLDEPQTVPDVSQAGPPAGSTGDTSTPPSLSPIDLETQERIKAERKRLRNRIAASKCRKRKLERIARLEEKVKVLKSQNSDLASTASLLREQVSQLKHKVMSHVTSGCQIAVTKSSPGSKTGDASTC, encoded by the coding sequence ATGATGATGGCCAGCACTACCAGTGATCATGTGAAAATCGAGCCTCCTTTTTTTCATGAGGATACTCTGAATCTTCAGGACTTTGCTCAGATCTCTAGCTATAGTGGTAGCACTACTGGAGGTACCACAGGATCTGGGGGTGATAATGGCATCAGGTACACCCCAGAACATAAAATGATGAGCGCTAACATTATAATTCAGGGTAGCAACCTGAAAAAGAAAAGCTTAGCTCCTGTGCCATCTGCTCCAGTGCCAGCTGCTGTCATTCCGGTCGGATTCTCTGAAGTTATTACACGTGGAAGTGAGGCAATGAAGTTGATACCAGGTGGGGGCACTGGACTTGGTGGATCTTCAAGTGGTGGCCGTGATGTAGTGGTTGCAAATGACCTCAATCCGGTTCCAGTGACAGCAGAAGGTGGTGCCATAGTTGTGACACCTGGAAACAGTAGTGCAAGCAGTAGCAACAATGGCAGTACCCCATCAGATGTCTCTCTTCTTCCTTCAGCTTCAACTGCTGCACTGAATTTGCTTAAACTTACTCCTCCTGAACTCGAGCACCTCCTTATCCAAGCTGCCAGCCCTGGTCTTTCATCTACATCCAGCAGTACTCCCAGTCCAGctacagtagcccctccacagcAGGGTACACCAGTACCTATAACCACAGTTCCGCATCCCTTCCTATACCGCAATCAACAGGTTATCACTCAAGAGCAGGAAGGATTTGCTGATGGCTTTGTCAAAGCTTTAGCAGATCTACATAAACAGAATCAGTTACTGGGAGCACCTATTTCACCATCGGCCCTTGCTACGAGCTCTCCCTCTTATCCAACCCGCTCACTGCACCCAGCTGGAGAGGTCCCTGTTTACACTAACCTGAGCAGCTTTAACCCAGCAGCAGCTGCTACACAGCTCAGCCCTACTGTTCCTCAACCTCCTCCTCCAGCTACTTATCCTGGTAATACTGCCAGTACTACACCAGCTGTACAATTACACTTTCCAGGGCTTAATCGATTGCATACAGTAAGGGGTCCCCTAGATGAACCACAAACCGTACCTGATGTGTCCCAGGCTGGTCCTCCAGCAGGTAGTACAGGAGATACAAGCACACCACCTTCTCTTTCCCCAATTGATCTAGAGACACAGGAGCGGATCAAAGCAGAAAGGAAAAGACTGAGGAACAGAATTGCTGCCTCAAAGTGCCGCAAAAGAAAGTTGGAGCGAATTGCACGCCTGGAAGAAAAGGTGAAAGTGCTGAAGTCCCAGAACTCTGACTTAGCAtccactgccagtctcctccgAGAGCAAGTATCTCAGCTGAAACATAAAGTTATGAGCCATGTCACTAGTGGTTGTCAGATAGCTGTGACCAAAAGTTCACCAGGGTCCAAGACAGGAGATGCCTCTACTTGCTGA